A genomic region of Maridesulfovibrio bastinii DSM 16055 contains the following coding sequences:
- a CDS encoding pyridoxal phosphate-dependent aminotransferase, whose protein sequence is MKISERLMRAKPSATLAVNAKAQELRAQGREIVSLAVGEPDFPTPKHVCEALKKAADEGFTRYTPVPGMPALRKAVAEYYGKFYGVKAEAENTIISNGGKHSLYNLCMALVDPGDEVLIPAPYWVSYPPMVELADGKPVIVPTKASNGFLASVEDLEASSTPKTKVLILNTPSNPTGGHYPQAHLDEIAQWAKKRGIFIICDEVYDRLVYEPATFSTLSTFWEKNPEDVAVVGALSKSFSMTGWRVGTTLAHADLVKSIVKIQGQSTSNINSMTQKAAIAAYEGPWDLVDTMREAFQRRRDIAYDIITSWPGVKCSKPDGAFYLFPVLNAFYDEETPDSASMCTKILEEAGIALVPGSAFGDDRCIRFSYAVDDEILKSSLEKVGKVLMKK, encoded by the coding sequence ATGAAAATTTCCGAAAGACTTATGAGAGCAAAGCCGTCAGCTACTTTGGCGGTGAACGCTAAAGCACAGGAACTGCGCGCACAGGGAAGGGAGATTGTAAGCCTTGCCGTGGGCGAACCAGATTTTCCTACACCAAAGCATGTATGTGAAGCCTTGAAAAAAGCAGCAGATGAAGGATTCACACGTTACACACCGGTTCCGGGAATGCCGGCTCTCCGCAAAGCCGTAGCTGAATATTACGGAAAATTTTACGGTGTTAAAGCTGAAGCTGAAAATACAATTATCAGCAACGGTGGAAAACACTCTCTTTACAATCTGTGTATGGCTCTGGTCGATCCGGGTGACGAAGTACTTATTCCTGCACCTTACTGGGTAAGCTATCCTCCCATGGTTGAACTGGCCGATGGAAAACCGGTTATTGTGCCAACAAAAGCCTCCAACGGTTTTTTAGCTTCTGTTGAAGATCTGGAAGCAAGCAGCACACCTAAAACAAAAGTTCTTATTTTAAACACCCCGTCCAACCCTACTGGTGGACATTATCCGCAGGCTCATCTTGATGAAATTGCACAGTGGGCTAAAAAACGCGGAATATTCATCATCTGTGATGAAGTTTATGACAGGCTTGTTTACGAGCCGGCTACATTTTCAACACTTTCAACATTCTGGGAAAAGAATCCTGAAGATGTTGCTGTTGTTGGTGCTCTTTCAAAAAGTTTCAGCATGACCGGCTGGCGTGTAGGAACAACACTGGCTCATGCCGACCTCGTTAAATCAATAGTAAAGATTCAGGGACAGTCTACATCAAATATCAATTCAATGACCCAGAAAGCCGCTATCGCTGCTTATGAAGGTCCGTGGGATCTTGTTGATACTATGAGGGAAGCATTCCAGAGACGTAGAGATATTGCCTATGATATCATTACATCATGGCCCGGCGTAAAATGTTCAAAACCTGATGGAGCTTTTTATCTCTTCCCGGTTCTCAACGCATTTTACGATGAAGAAACACCTGATTCAGCTTCCATGTGTACCAAGATTCTTGAAGAAGCCGGTATCGCTCTTGTCCCCGGTTCAGCTTTCGGTGATGACCGCTGTATCCGCTTTTCCTATGCCGTAGATGATGAAATTCTGAAATCTTCACTTGAAAAAGTCGGCAAAGTGTTGATGAAGAAATAA
- a CDS encoding sensor histidine kinase, giving the protein MDSNKQTEQVHSFQLVKFLSWTLLAVIVASSLGLSVFLANHADDTLLEKQKEFALLQAENLNHQIYRRFILPTIIGYGKVALKNEEQMTRLDQVVRTTIHSFKINEVRIIDPSFIVSYSTDKSIIGKKGLAGQFVKKALDKGVASYEFVSNISTFAAIFTFDMKPGSMLLKMTYPLRSERSLNIDENFIMGALEITQDITEDYQSVINFERLILFTSSFSALILFATIMMIIKRADMINAQRIEDREQFERELNQSEKLASIGRMVSGVAHEIRNPLGIISSSSELLLKRIKEKDPVNTRILEAIHQETKRLSRTVSDFLDYARPRKVNKTKTDPAEILDKIVFFMEARCEQNNIIINRNYVPGNYICGDSDLLYRAFYNLTGNSIQAIESDSVIDLFINDNGESIEVVFSDNGPGFSQEIIDKVCDPFFTTKDNGTGLGLAIVGNIVESHEGSMEIDNNPEGGAMITLIFPKKETC; this is encoded by the coding sequence TTGGATTCAAATAAGCAAACCGAACAGGTCCATTCATTTCAACTTGTAAAATTTCTTTCATGGACACTTCTAGCTGTTATTGTTGCCAGCAGTCTGGGCCTGTCGGTTTTTCTGGCAAATCATGCCGATGATACCCTGCTCGAAAAGCAGAAAGAATTTGCGCTGTTACAGGCTGAAAACCTTAACCACCAGATATATAGAAGGTTTATTCTCCCGACTATCATTGGTTATGGAAAAGTTGCTCTGAAAAACGAAGAGCAGATGACAAGGCTGGATCAGGTTGTCCGCACAACCATTCACAGTTTTAAAATTAATGAAGTACGTATTATAGATCCGAGTTTCATTGTTTCCTACTCCACTGATAAATCAATAATCGGTAAAAAAGGACTGGCTGGACAGTTTGTTAAAAAAGCTCTTGATAAAGGCGTTGCCAGTTATGAATTTGTAAGCAATATATCTACCTTCGCAGCTATTTTTACTTTTGATATGAAGCCGGGATCAATGCTGCTTAAGATGACCTATCCGCTACGCTCTGAGCGAAGTCTTAATATTGATGAAAATTTTATTATGGGAGCTCTTGAAATAACTCAGGATATTACTGAGGATTATCAGTCTGTCATAAATTTTGAAAGGTTGATTCTTTTTACTTCCAGTTTTTCCGCGCTGATACTTTTTGCCACTATCATGATGATTATCAAAAGGGCTGATATGATAAACGCCCAGCGTATTGAAGACCGTGAACAGTTTGAACGTGAGCTTAATCAGAGTGAAAAGCTGGCCAGTATAGGACGAATGGTTTCAGGTGTAGCCCATGAGATAAGAAATCCTCTTGGAATCATAAGCTCCAGCTCGGAGCTTCTCCTTAAACGGATTAAAGAAAAAGATCCTGTTAATACCAGAATTCTGGAAGCTATCCATCAGGAAACGAAACGTCTGAGCAGGACTGTAAGTGATTTTCTTGATTATGCCCGGCCGCGAAAGGTAAACAAAACAAAAACTGATCCGGCTGAAATACTGGATAAAATAGTATTTTTTATGGAAGCGCGCTGTGAGCAGAATAATATAATTATCAATCGGAACTACGTTCCCGGTAATTATATCTGCGGTGACAGCGATCTTCTTTACAGAGCATTTTACAATCTTACCGGAAACTCTATTCAGGCGATTGAGTCAGACAGTGTTATTGATCTGTTTATCAATGATAACGGTGAAAGCATTGAAGTAGTTTTTTCGGATAATGGTCCGGGATTTTCACAGGAAATAATAGATAAAGTATGTGATCCCTTTTTTACCACTAAAGATAACGGAACAGGCCTTGGTCTTGCCATAGTCGGCAATATTGTGGAAAGCCATGAGGGATCTATGGAAATAGATAACAACCCTGAGGGCGGGGCCATGATTACTCTGATATTCCCGAAAAAAGAAACCTGTTAA